Proteins from one Romboutsia sp. CE17 genomic window:
- a CDS encoding C40 family peptidase yields the protein MRYKLQSTCTKQIPKVVTAIAMAGSVSLIANVDKVSAENLNQTENLDENQTIYKEPEIDKVENLEEFSRIVEEVTINEVEQEVVSDQSVENKNNAQIGIDEYKEKNGWVQEADTWYYYKNGTKATGWLKDGESWYWLKSDGKMASNEWLNLNGTWYWLKSSGRMASNEWIKENGYWYCFKQSGAMYSEEWVKHKGYWYWLKLSGKMSTDEWIKDKGEWYWLESDGKMSSNEWVKHRGSWYWLKSGGKMANNEILKVNGVWYRFDNNGKMDSKTNFKVGQVKPVSSLNIRSGASTSYKVIAQVYSNEYVEILDSTSGWYKVKIGNGTIGWASSSYINVINSSNASGNEQSSESTNSSKIQRVINIAKDQLGKPYGWGAEGPNSFDCSGLTYYAYKNGAGVTLPRTSKAQATVGRAVSKSNLKPGDLVFFNTNGQGISHVGIYIGGGNMIHSTKPGDVVKTTSINSSYYSSRYVTARRIVE from the coding sequence ATGAGATATAAGTTGCAAAGTACTTGTACTAAACAAATTCCTAAAGTAGTAACAGCTATTGCTATGGCAGGATCGGTATCTTTAATAGCTAACGTTGATAAAGTTAGTGCAGAAAACTTAAATCAAACAGAAAATTTGGATGAAAATCAAACGATATATAAGGAACCAGAAATAGATAAGGTAGAAAACTTAGAAGAGTTCAGCAGAATAGTAGAAGAAGTAACTATAAATGAAGTTGAACAAGAGGTTGTAAGCGATCAATCTGTTGAGAATAAAAATAATGCTCAAATTGGAATAGATGAATATAAAGAAAAAAATGGATGGGTTCAAGAGGCAGATACTTGGTACTACTATAAAAATGGTACTAAAGCCACTGGTTGGCTAAAAGATGGAGAATCGTGGTATTGGCTAAAATCTGATGGGAAGATGGCATCAAATGAATGGTTAAACCTTAATGGAACATGGTACTGGCTAAAATCTAGCGGAAGAATGGCATCAAATGAATGGATAAAAGAGAATGGTTATTGGTATTGCTTTAAGCAAAGCGGAGCTATGTATAGTGAAGAATGGGTTAAGCATAAAGGATATTGGTACTGGCTAAAATTAAGTGGAAAAATGTCTACTGATGAATGGATAAAAGACAAAGGTGAATGGTACTGGCTTGAGTCTGATGGAAAAATGTCTTCTAATGAATGGGTTAAGCATAGAGGTTCTTGGTATTGGTTAAAGTCAGGCGGAAAGATGGCTAATAATGAAATACTTAAGGTAAATGGAGTTTGGTACAGATTTGATAATAATGGAAAAATGGATTCTAAGACAAACTTTAAAGTCGGTCAAGTAAAGCCAGTTAGTTCTTTAAATATTAGAAGTGGAGCATCTACAAGTTATAAAGTAATAGCACAAGTATACTCAAATGAGTATGTAGAAATTTTGGACTCAACTAGTGGATGGTATAAAGTAAAAATAGGAAATGGAACTATAGGTTGGGCAAGTTCTAGCTATATAAATGTTATAAACTCTAGCAATGCATCTGGCAATGAACAATCATCAGAGTCAACAAATTCCTCTAAGATACAACGTGTAATAAATATAGCAAAAGACCAATTAGGAAAGCCATATGGATGGGGAGCAGAAGGACCTAATTCATTTGACTGTTCAGGGCTAACTTATTATGCTTATAAAAATGGAGCAGGAGTAACATTACCAAGAACATCAAAAGCTCAAGCTACAGTAGGTAGGGCAGTAAGTAAAAGTAATTTAAAACCTGGAGATTTAGTATTCTTTAATACTAATGGACAAGGTATAAGCCATGTTGGTATATACATAGGTGGCGGTAATATGATACACTCTACAAAACCAGGTGATGTAGTTAAGACTACAAGCATAAATTCATCATATTACTCTAGTAGATATGTTACAGCAAGAAGAATTGTTGAGTAA
- a CDS encoding DUF3298 and DUF4163 domain-containing protein translates to MLVVEEKLLEIEEPNLICSLNYPVIRLLNKENNFINYINKKIYEDVLCFKEVVKKILDEESSDIYMNILTEFMITFNKNNIISIPIEFSQFLGINNISYINSYNYDIDLEKEVKLKDIFNSDIDYKSLLKNIVKIQIGTLLEDYDKSSNVDAIDLINMIYSIEIYDDQPFYLEEDGLVFCLSGYEMGSYSSSILEFKIMYEDGVDYFSDYFIREVLE, encoded by the coding sequence ATGTTAGTAGTTGAAGAAAAATTATTAGAAATAGAAGAACCTAATTTAATATGTTCTTTAAATTATCCAGTAATAAGACTTTTGAATAAAGAAAATAATTTTATAAATTATATAAATAAAAAAATATATGAAGATGTACTATGCTTTAAGGAAGTTGTAAAAAAAATATTAGATGAAGAAAGTAGCGATATATATATGAATATATTGACTGAATTTATGATTACTTTTAATAAAAACAATATAATAAGTATTCCAATAGAATTTAGTCAATTTCTTGGCATTAACAACATAAGTTATATAAACTCTTATAATTATGATATTGATTTAGAAAAAGAAGTAAAGCTTAAAGACATTTTTAATAGTGATATAGATTATAAGTCGCTTTTAAAAAATATAGTCAAGATACAGATAGGAACACTTTTAGAAGATTATGATAAGAGCTCAAATGTAGATGCAATTGACCTAATAAATATGATTTATAGTATTGAAATATATGACGATCAACCTTTTTATCTTGAAGAAGATGGACTTGTATTTTGTCTTTCTGGATATGAAATGGGGAGTTATTCATCTAGCATTTTAGAATTTAAAATAATGTATGAGGATGGTGTTGACTATTTTAGCGACTACTTTATAAGAGAAGTTTTAGAATAG
- a CDS encoding MBOAT family O-acyltransferase, with translation MIFSIFSDYIHAMIIDNNRGNIKSKLALISSIVVNLSLLTFFKYSDFLISIYNNISNNNLPLLNLALPIGISFYTFQTMSYSIDVYKNEAPVQKNIISLATYVTLFPQLVAGPIVRYSDIAKDLNYRKHTFDKFYDGTCRFIVGLSKKVLLANNFGIIWFNIKSLSYDSLSMGTAWLGIICFTLQIYFDFSGYSDMAIGLGKFFGFEFLENFNYPYVSKSITEFWRRWHISLGIWFRDYIYIPLGGNRCNKSRFLFNILVVWFLTGLWHGASFNFIIWGLYFGVILIVEKLFLLEVLKSIPNIFNHLYVIILVLISFVLFDITELNSVFDYYKTMFNFNNALFDSTFYYYLIPNIVLLIIGILASTPIFKNIFEEYTLLKFIVLMIGLILSTSFLVDSTFNPFLYFRF, from the coding sequence ATGATATTCTCTATTTTTTCAGACTATATACATGCAATGATTATAGATAATAATAGAGGTAATATTAAATCTAAATTAGCATTAATTTCTTCAATTGTAGTAAATTTAAGCTTACTTACATTTTTTAAGTACAGTGATTTTTTAATATCAATTTACAATAATATTTCAAATAACAATCTTCCTTTGTTAAACTTAGCCCTTCCTATTGGAATTAGTTTTTATACCTTTCAAACAATGTCTTACTCTATAGACGTTTATAAAAATGAAGCCCCTGTTCAAAAAAATATAATCTCTTTAGCAACATATGTAACTCTATTTCCACAACTAGTAGCTGGACCTATAGTTAGATACTCTGATATTGCTAAAGATTTAAATTATCGTAAACATACTTTTGATAAATTTTATGATGGTACATGTAGATTTATAGTTGGGCTTTCTAAGAAGGTTCTTTTAGCTAATAACTTCGGAATTATTTGGTTTAACATAAAGAGTTTATCCTATGATAGCTTGTCTATGGGAACAGCTTGGCTTGGTATAATTTGTTTTACACTTCAAATATACTTTGATTTTTCAGGATATTCTGATATGGCTATTGGACTTGGAAAATTTTTTGGATTTGAGTTTTTAGAAAACTTTAATTATCCATATGTATCAAAATCAATAACTGAATTTTGGAGAAGATGGCATATTTCATTAGGCATTTGGTTTAGAGATTATATTTATATACCATTAGGTGGCAATAGATGTAATAAATCAAGATTTTTATTTAATATTCTTGTAGTTTGGTTTTTGACTGGACTTTGGCATGGTGCAAGCTTTAACTTTATAATATGGGGACTTTACTTTGGAGTTATATTAATAGTAGAAAAATTATTCTTATTAGAAGTATTAAAATCTATACCTAATATATTTAATCACTTATATGTAATAATTTTAGTATTAATAAGCTTTGTATTATTCGATATAACTGAACTTAATAGTGTATTTGATTACTATAAAACAATGTTTAACTTTAATAATGCACTTTTTGATTCTACTTTTTATTATTATCTAATTCCAAATATAGTTTTATTGATAATAGGAATTTTAGCGTCTACTCCAATTTTCAAAAATATATTTGAAGAATATACTTTATTAAAGTTTATAGTTTTAATGATTGGATTAATACTATCTACTAGTTTTTTAGTAGACTCTACTTTTAATCCATTTTTATATTTTAGATTTTAA
- a CDS encoding DMT family transporter: MKNTAINLSKVNGIGITSGVLSGILWGLDTVILGIILSKIPNIGITNAAMLAPLVGAFLHDTFSSLWMILFSITKKEFVETIKLLKTKSGKFVCLAALFGGPIGMAGYLLAINYIGSGYTASISAIYPAVGAFFSYIFLKEKLSIKGWIGLSLSILAVIILGYTPTQDMALNFGLGFGCALICVIGWSLESVICAYGMKDDEVSPTQALQLRQLVSAIVYGILIVPLFGGLGLTKVIITSNLTIMIAGVALIGTLSYIFYYTAIDTIGPVKATGLNISYSIWAIVFDMIFLGSSITPKLVLCSILIIVGSVMVSKN; encoded by the coding sequence ATGAAAAACACTGCAATAAATCTTAGCAAGGTTAATGGAATAGGAATTACATCCGGAGTACTATCAGGAATATTATGGGGATTAGACACAGTTATCTTAGGAATAATTCTTAGTAAAATTCCGAATATAGGAATTACTAATGCTGCAATGTTAGCTCCTTTAGTAGGTGCATTCTTACATGATACTTTTTCAAGTTTATGGATGATTTTATTTTCTATAACAAAGAAGGAGTTTGTTGAAACTATAAAGTTACTTAAAACTAAAAGTGGAAAGTTTGTTTGTTTGGCAGCTTTATTTGGAGGACCGATAGGAATGGCTGGTTATTTACTAGCTATTAACTATATAGGTTCAGGATATACTGCTAGTATATCAGCTATATATCCAGCTGTAGGAGCATTTTTCTCATATATTTTCTTAAAAGAAAAATTAAGTATAAAAGGTTGGATAGGTTTATCATTAAGCATATTAGCTGTTATAATACTTGGATACACTCCTACTCAAGATATGGCTTTAAACTTTGGTCTAGGATTTGGATGTGCATTAATTTGTGTAATTGGATGGTCTTTAGAAAGTGTTATCTGTGCATATGGTATGAAGGATGATGAAGTTAGTCCTACTCAAGCATTACAATTAAGACAATTGGTATCAGCAATAGTTTATGGAATATTAATAGTTCCACTATTTGGAGGATTAGGACTGACTAAGGTTATAATTACTTCTAACTTAACTATTATGATAGCAGGGGTAGCATTAATAGGAACTTTATCTTATATATTTTACTATACGGCAATTGATACTATAGGACCAGTTAAGGCTACAGGTCTTAATATTAGTTACTCAATATGGGCTATAGTATTTGATATGATATTTTTAGGAAGTAGCATTACACCTAAATTAGTTTTATGTAGTATACTTATAATAGTAGGATCAGTTATGGTGTCTAAAAATTAA
- a CDS encoding LCP family protein: MSKLKKLVIFLAILVIALPASAFGYVYYKLNSIHDSSINTEALSDIKYEGKNGVTNILLVGTDGRPGEESSRSDSMMILTVDDVNKSLKLTSLARDSYVDIPGHGYQKLTHAYAYGQANLLIETIEDNFEIDIHNYVVVDFYSFMDIVDSLGGVTVTVQESELEEVNKFIPETYKWDDNPEKGDIQYIESAGKQKLNGYQALSFSRIRKNDSAMERDRRQREVIQGLLSSVKSLPISKYPGLIDTVLPYVKTNMKPSQILGLGSTVLSLGNINIKQIEFPIDDDIHSKGGKYGDAGWVLRFEKDTLPLLHDFIYNDILPKDNDKF; the protein is encoded by the coding sequence TTGTCAAAATTAAAAAAGCTAGTTATATTCCTGGCCATTTTAGTTATCGCTCTTCCTGCAAGTGCTTTTGGATATGTTTATTATAAGCTGAATTCTATTCATGATTCTAGCATAAATACTGAAGCCTTAAGCGATATAAAATATGAAGGTAAAAACGGGGTAACAAATATTTTATTAGTTGGAACGGACGGACGCCCTGGAGAAGAAAGTTCAAGATCTGATTCAATGATGATCCTTACAGTAGATGATGTAAATAAAAGCCTTAAACTTACATCATTAGCACGTGATAGCTATGTTGATATTCCTGGGCACGGATACCAAAAGTTAACCCACGCTTATGCTTATGGACAAGCAAATTTATTAATAGAAACTATAGAAGATAATTTCGAAATAGATATTCATAATTATGTTGTTGTTGATTTCTACTCATTCATGGATATTGTAGATTCTTTAGGAGGAGTTACCGTTACAGTCCAAGAATCTGAATTAGAGGAAGTTAATAAATTCATACCAGAGACATATAAATGGGATGATAATCCGGAAAAAGGAGATATACAATATATAGAATCTGCAGGTAAACAGAAGCTAAATGGATATCAAGCATTATCATTCTCTCGTATAAGAAAAAATGATAGCGCAATGGAGAGGGATAGAAGGCAAAGAGAAGTTATCCAAGGACTACTTAGTTCTGTAAAATCATTACCTATTTCTAAATATCCAGGATTGATTGATACAGTTCTACCTTATGTAAAAACTAATATGAAACCTTCTCAAATATTAGGTTTAGGTTCTACAGTATTAAGCCTTGGAAATATAAATATAAAACAAATAGAATTTCCTATAGATGATGATATTCATAGTAAAGGTGGTAAATATGGAGATGCAGGATGGGTACTTAGATTCGAAAAAGATACCTTACCATTGTTACATGACTTTATTTATAATGATATCTTACCTAAAGATAATGATAAGTTTTAA
- a CDS encoding amidase domain-containing protein codes for MKELKPYDREAAAAYAKKWALGRNKEYKDYEDWGGDCTNFISQCIKAGNIPFDHSGSHVLEQWYWYSDKERTPTWTAADPFYKYIVGNNKNNSQNYGIVARDADYNELELGDIVQLVYEGKAYHNMIVTEVILEGEYLIDYLICQHTSDLLNYPLSLKEGERRYVKILGYYGW; via the coding sequence ATGAAGGAACTTAAACCTTATGACAGAGAAGCTGCTGCAGCATATGCTAAAAAATGGGCTCTTGGAAGAAATAAGGAGTATAAAGACTATGAAGACTGGGGTGGAGATTGTACAAATTTTATATCTCAGTGCATAAAAGCTGGCAATATTCCTTTTGATCATTCAGGAAGTCATGTTTTAGAACAATGGTATTGGTATAGTGATAAAGAAAGAACTCCTACATGGACAGCCGCAGATCCGTTTTATAAATATATAGTTGGAAATAATAAAAATAATAGCCAAAATTATGGCATTGTTGCTAGAGATGCAGATTATAATGAATTAGAGCTTGGAGATATTGTACAGTTAGTTTACGAAGGAAAAGCTTATCATAACATGATTGTTACTGAGGTTATTTTAGAAGGGGAGTATTTAATTGATTATTTGATTTGTCAGCATACTTCCGATCTTTTAAATTATCCTTTGAGCTTAAAAGAAGGCGAAAGAAGATATGTGAAGATTCTTGGATATTATGGATGGTAG
- a CDS encoding sugar phosphate nucleotidyltransferase produces the protein MRAILLAAGMGTRLRPLTLDTPKSLVKVNKKPMLETQIEFLREKGINEIIVVTGYLSEKFEYLKDKYGVKLVHNDKYDIYNNIYTMSLVKEYLPDSYVIDADVYLHNNFIDENIDKSTYFSGYKEGFKDEWILEFDAENKVHGIRVGNEKGYILCGVSYWNEQDGKIIVERLEEAINSDDFENLYWDDIVKDNIDMLDIRIKKISSDDCFEIDSLEDLNKVNEYILSLDYEDRKA, from the coding sequence ATGAGAGCAATACTATTAGCAGCAGGTATGGGAACTAGACTTAGACCTTTGACTTTAGATACGCCAAAGTCATTAGTTAAAGTGAATAAAAAACCTATGTTAGAAACTCAAATAGAGTTTTTAAGAGAAAAAGGGATAAACGAAATTATAGTTGTAACAGGATATTTAAGTGAAAAGTTTGAATATCTTAAAGATAAGTATGGAGTTAAATTAGTTCATAATGACAAGTATGATATATACAACAATATATATACTATGAGTCTAGTTAAAGAGTATTTACCAGATAGCTATGTTATAGATGCTGATGTTTATCTTCATAACAATTTTATTGATGAAAATATAGATAAATCAACTTACTTCAGTGGATACAAAGAGGGATTTAAAGATGAGTGGATACTAGAATTTGATGCTGAAAATAAGGTTCATGGTATAAGAGTAGGAAATGAAAAAGGTTATATCCTGTGTGGAGTATCATACTGGAATGAGCAAGATGGAAAAATAATAGTTGAGAGATTAGAAGAAGCAATAAATAGTGATGATTTTGAAAACTTATATTGGGACGATATAGTAAAAGATAATATTGATATGTTAGACATAAGGATAAAAAAGATAAGCTCAGACGATTGTTTTGAAATAGATTCACTAGAAGATTTAAATAAAGTGAATGAATATATATTAAGCTTAGACTATGAAGATAGGAAAGCTTAA
- a CDS encoding DHHW family protein, whose translation MKKNSILKFLTVFLFLGFIIIFPIINIVTPDKTISTLENKILTQLPKISIDKIKTGHFMKTFDEYTSDQFPFREKFISIKNNFSYVLGSREFRNIYITKNDRLLEKFIFNTKNIDKNISQVNNLTEKLYKNFKIKSKVMIIPTSTAFYYDELPSYAINDSQEKALSYIENKITSFYTPYKVLKENKDKYIYFNSDHHWTQLGAKLAYNDLYNKKSSTSNSYDNLFENYVEVSKDFFGTYYSKAILSNIKSDTIYAYKNYNNFKMNTDFTKNYNTLYGEEKLKGKNKYQYFLHGDPAYALIEGNQNKKEEILIIKDSFAHNFIPFLTEDYKKIHVIDPRYYGLNLENYLKENPNIKEALFINNIQTLNDEIFYK comes from the coding sequence ATGAAAAAAAATAGTATACTTAAATTTTTAACAGTATTTCTTTTCTTAGGATTTATAATTATATTTCCAATAATAAATATAGTTACACCTGATAAAACAATCAGTACATTAGAAAATAAAATACTAACTCAACTTCCGAAAATTTCAATAGATAAAATAAAAACTGGACATTTTATGAAGACATTTGATGAATATACTTCAGACCAATTTCCTTTTAGAGAAAAATTTATATCTATAAAAAATAATTTTAGTTATGTACTTGGAAGCAGAGAATTTAGAAATATATATATAACAAAAAATGACAGGCTTTTAGAAAAATTTATTTTTAATACTAAAAATATAGATAAGAATATTTCCCAGGTAAATAATCTGACAGAAAAATTATACAAAAATTTTAAAATAAAATCTAAGGTTATGATAATCCCTACATCTACTGCATTTTATTATGATGAACTACCATCGTATGCAATAAATGATAGTCAAGAAAAAGCATTATCTTATATAGAAAATAAAATTACATCTTTTTACACACCATACAAGGTGTTAAAAGAAAATAAAGATAAATACATTTACTTTAACAGTGATCATCACTGGACTCAACTAGGTGCAAAATTAGCCTATAATGATCTATACAATAAGAAAAGTAGTACATCTAATAGCTATGATAATTTATTTGAAAACTATGTAGAAGTATCAAAAGATTTTTTTGGAACATATTACTCTAAAGCAATACTATCAAATATAAAAAGTGATACAATATATGCTTATAAAAATTACAACAACTTTAAAATGAACACAGATTTCACAAAAAACTACAACACCTTATATGGAGAAGAAAAATTAAAAGGTAAAAATAAATATCAATACTTCCTTCATGGTGACCCGGCATATGCATTAATAGAAGGAAACCAAAACAAAAAAGAGGAGATCTTAATAATAAAAGACTCCTTCGCACACAACTTCATACCATTTTTAACAGAGGACTATAAAAAAATACATGTAATAGACCCACGCTACTACGGTCTAAACCTAGAAAACTACTTAAAAGAAAATCCAAATATAAAAGAAGCCTTATTTATAAACAACATCCAAACTCTAAATGATGAAATATTTTATAAATAA
- a CDS encoding family 10 glycosylhydrolase: MKKIKITISSIFLFFFIFSGSVYAEKYEMRGAWITTVYNKDWPSKSSYGNVTKQKQEFINILDELKSLGINTVVVQVRTAGDALYKSNINPWSRVLTGTQGKDPGYDPLKFMIEETHKRGMEFHAWFNPYRVTTSGTNLQALDVKHPARQNPDWIIYNNGAMYYDPSNPDVKNHIVDTIKEVVKNYDVDAIHFDDYFYPEKYPLSSGEGKDGNEANARRNHVNEMVRSVYNAIKSINSSVEFGISPSGVWKNKSSDITGSDTRGNESYYSVYADTRTWIRNGWIDYVVPQIYWEIGNSAADYKTLVKWWNNEVDGTKTKLYIGQGIYKDIVRNEIYDQIKLNDQYENIKGSIYYTTSDILENQVVKDAMKLLYKPGWKYSDNRWYLLDEIGIKKTGWQKVNNVWYYLDSSGAMKTGWQKINNVWYYLDSSGAMKTGWQKINNVWYYLDSSGAMKTGWQKINNVWYYLDNSGAMKTGWQKINNMWYYLDSSGAMKTGWQNINNVWYYLDNSGAMKTGWQKINNVWYYLDSSGAMKTGWQKINNVWYYLDSSGAMKTGWQKINNVWYYLDSSGAMKTGWLKLDDKIYYLKLNGAMVTGKVYIDGKDYSFAANGELII; encoded by the coding sequence ATGAAAAAAATTAAAATTACCATAAGTTCAATATTTTTATTTTTTTTCATATTTTCAGGAAGTGTATATGCTGAAAAATATGAAATGAGAGGAGCTTGGATAACTACAGTTTATAATAAAGACTGGCCTAGTAAATCAAGTTATGGAAATGTAACTAAGCAAAAGCAAGAGTTTATAAATATATTAGATGAATTAAAATCTTTAGGTATAAATACTGTAGTTGTACAAGTTAGAACTGCTGGAGATGCACTGTATAAATCTAATATAAATCCGTGGTCTAGAGTTCTTACGGGGACCCAAGGAAAAGATCCTGGATATGATCCATTAAAATTCATGATAGAAGAAACACATAAAAGAGGTATGGAGTTTCATGCTTGGTTTAATCCGTATAGAGTTACAACTTCAGGTACGAACTTACAAGCTTTAGATGTAAAGCATCCAGCAAGACAAAATCCTGATTGGATAATTTATAATAATGGTGCGATGTATTACGATCCAAGTAATCCAGATGTTAAAAATCATATTGTAGATACTATAAAAGAAGTAGTAAAAAATTATGATGTAGATGCTATACATTTTGATGATTATTTTTATCCAGAAAAATATCCATTATCATCAGGTGAAGGTAAGGATGGCAATGAAGCAAATGCAAGAAGAAATCATGTTAATGAGATGGTTAGATCTGTATACAATGCTATAAAATCAATAAATAGTAGTGTCGAGTTTGGTATTAGCCCATCTGGAGTTTGGAAAAACAAATCAAGTGATATAACAGGATCTGATACAAGAGGAAATGAAAGTTATTATTCTGTTTATGCAGATACTAGAACTTGGATAAGAAATGGATGGATTGATTATGTAGTTCCACAAATATATTGGGAAATTGGCAATAGTGCTGCTGATTATAAAACTCTAGTTAAGTGGTGGAACAATGAGGTTGATGGTACTAAAACAAAATTATACATAGGTCAAGGTATTTATAAAGATATTGTTAGAAATGAAATATATGATCAAATAAAGCTAAATGATCAATATGAAAATATAAAAGGAAGTATTTATTATACTACTTCGGATATTTTAGAAAATCAAGTAGTAAAAGATGCAATGAAATTACTTTATAAACCTGGATGGAAATATAGTGATAACAGATGGTATTTATTAGATGAGATTGGAATAAAGAAAACAGGCTGGCAGAAGGTAAATAATGTGTGGTACTACTTGGATAGTAGTGGAGCAATGAAGACAGGCTGGCAAAAAATAAATAATGTGTGGTACTACTTGGATAGTAGTGGAGCAATGAAGACAGGCTGGCAAAAGATAAATAATGTGTGGTACTACTTGGATAGTAGTGGAGCAATGAAGACAGGTTGGCAAAAGATAAATAATGTGTGGTACTACTTAGATAATAGTGGAGCAATGAAGACAGGTTGGCAAAAGATAAATAATATGTGGTACTACTTAGATAGTAGCGGAGCAATGAAGACAGGTTGGCAAAATATAAATAATGTGTGGTACTACTTAGATAATAGCGGAGCAATGAAGACAGGTTGGCAAAAGATAAATAATGTGTGGTACTACTTGGATAGTAGTGGAGCAATGAAGACAGGCTGGCAAAAGATAAATAATGTGTGGTACTACTTAGATAGTAGTGGAGCAATGAAGACAGGCTGGCAAAAGATAAATAATGTGTGGTACTACTTGGATAGTAGTGGAGCAATGAAGACAGGTTGGCTTAAATTAGATGACAAAATTTACTATCTTAAACTAAATGGAGCTATGGTGACAGGAAAAGTATATATTGATGGTAAAGATTATAGCTTTGCAGCCAATGGAGAATTAATAATATAA